From Plutella xylostella chromosome 23, ilPluXylo3.1, whole genome shotgun sequence:
ATTTCTATTTGTTTCAAGGTTTACgcattttattcataaaagataacAAACTTAGCTAAAAGTGGTAAGTATTCGAACGTACGTGCCTTTCAGAAGTTTCTTTGTTAAGaatatagtaaataattaaactgTACCGATATGGTAACGATTTATGACATGAGTTAAAACTCCTTACCTACGATAGTTACGTGACGGTAAATCTTCGTACAGCAGAATATaattgaataaaatgttattttcttttttaccTGCGGCAAGGGCAAGGCTTCATTATTTAGAGGCTGCAACATGCACCAGCAAGGTTGAGGCCTGCTGGCGGATACTTGCGGCCTTAACGTTTGCAAAATCGGGGTTAACACACTCCATACACTATTAACACTTTcactacaaaaacaaaacacaaacttACCACCATTTTCCAAGTTAGTCTTCTGTTCCAGCTCCATGTTTATGTTTTaccatgtaggtaggtaggtactttgttttaattactGGTATTTAGGGGTGTCACTAGGTTTGTTTTGCTTGTTGGTGGCTGTCCGGTGCCCGCGACCAGCACACGCCGACTGTCATTGGCGCGTGAACTGCGCTCTCGCTTCTCTCCGCATCATTCACCACTAGTTGTCCTCCACTTGTACTAACAACACTTCTCAAGAGACACTTATGTGCGTACAATACAGACCATGTTTGCTTACTGCACGAATGCGTTAAGAGACAAAAGTTGTGGTAACTGTGACGTTTACCGACTCGATTACAAGATACCCGTACTCTCATTGAGTATGAGTACTGAGTTGTCTGTGTATTAAATGTGTCTCTAATGTAAGGCAGAACTCAGTCAAGCGTAACTGATgcagttaaaattttaaaatgtagcCCATTGTCGTTTTCCCCATCGGccataataaataggtacggGAAACTGAGATAAATATATGCAtgctgtaattttaatgactCAGCACAATTATATAAACACATGTGACATTATTATCACACCATCCTAttcaattttgaaatattatatgtattaaatcattattgtatatatttttcgtTGATACTCAGAAACTTAAACGCACCGGTTTTTTACACTATGTAACTGTTTTGCCGAGCACCCAGGGtggttttaaaaataagttacCGAAGCACAACATGCATTACAATAGTCAAAAACGCTTTTGTCACTAGCGATCCCTTTTCCTACAATAGAAGTAGGTACGTACGTTTATATTCCCTTCTCAGTTCTCATTCATCTGTCAGTATAAACAAGTAAGAATGGACCATCATCGTCGGATGACGTCAGGGTGATGCCTTCTATCACCCACTGTTATCTATAGGTCTCCTTttttgtacgccaattcttTCTGATCTACTGCTTCCCCGCAACCCTGCAGATGTCATCGGACTATCTATAGCTGTTGGTAGGTGGTCTGCCAACAGCTGTTGAACCATCACTAGGCCACAATTAGATCCTTGGACTAGGAAATTTCCCAGGCTGTGCAAATGGACACCACGCTTGATGAACCAATCTCATGGCTTCATGGTGTGATGCCGACACCAATGAACCGACTTGATGTCATCATACTcgtaatacaaaataataaggtCAACTATTGCATTTACCGAAACCATTTAAGCAACAAGTTTTGCAGTTCATTCAAGTTTAATTTGGTGGTTTTTAATCAAGTTTTTTGGTATCAGAAATGTGAAGTCATAGCTCATTTTGTGCAAACCTGCAGCGATCTATTTATGAAATACTATTATTGgtatttttatagttatttacCTGCCCCAgcatttttgtattattttgtaatttattaactATTACGTACTATCGAAAGCCTGACAATTACccagttaggtaggtactacatataaacaaaaaatagtaagacatataataggtactttctcGTTGGTATTTATTAATGACATACTTAGTTGAAGAATGGCCATAAAGAAATGGTATTCAATCATCATCACGTAACAAAACAATTTGATTAAATCTTCGGTATCAGTAAATCATACATTACATAAACATCTCCATAATTCAGATCGTTAACAAACGATgtaatttcatgtttaaatgttaaacctttatttttgtttaacatTATAGTTAGTGCTACGAGCAATTGGTAGCTTGCCTGTGATATTTCGCACTGTATTAGATAGAACtatacaattataattttcagtaCATTGAAGAGCGTCAAACTATCTCTCCCCACAACTCAACGCTAGTGCATCGATGTATTACTATCGCTTCGGAAACGAAGACTTCACTGAGTACAACACAACAAACATTTGACTCCTTAAAATACGTTATCGAACAGGTGCCATGTTTGCCCTGTGATTAttcgttaaataaaattaggcGAATCAGAAATTCCTTATACAAAACTCGCACGTATTcgataatgtatttataaatatttacatttattgttAATAGGGTAACTGAGCAGGGTCCAAATTAATGTACTTAGTTACTTGTGAGCATTTGATTTGCAATATTTAGTTGGTATGTCATATTTTGGATTGTCTTGATTTATCATTAGAGATACCTACTAAGGTTAGGCAATATGTAATAATGTCCTGCCTACGAAAAACgaaaaataatgttatcaaaaatatttcgGTTCTAGTGTTCCTTGGTAGGTagtctatttttttctttgtgtcaaAAATCACTCGAATAGCTTTgcatacaaaagacatcaacgggGTCCAGAACTTTCAAAAATagtgattataatttataaaagcctacttaattatacaacttatatacttatgtatttatgtacctaaccaTCATGCGAGTGAAAACGGGGTACATGGGTTCATCATGAGCTTTTGattttacatatattatacgAGTATATTGGTACAATCTACTTCATCAGTTTTCACCATTCATATTTCCACCGTGTCATAAGTTAAAACTTATGAAGTTTTATACCGTTATCTTAACTATTAAAAACACTTTTGGTACAAAGTCTTTGGAAGACATAGCAGAGACGCGTTTATGAAATATGTAACCGATATATTAATTAAGGAACTTTACATATTACTTACATGAAAAGTTAAATCTACGAGTAAAGCATGAAatcgaatattattatgtcatccaaacatttcatttaaggTGCTATTATAGCCAGCACTACCGCCGCCAGTcgataaaaatcataacttccgtttgaaagcgtttttCCTAAAACTGCCCAGGCCTCGTCGTGCTAATCAAACCGCCGAAAGCTCCAAAAACGGCCGTATCTTCGGCAAATTCTACATTCCAGGCACCAGGGATTAGGGGGGtaggttataaaaataggaaTTAGAGTGGGTGGCCCCGGCAGTTTTTGGAAAAACGCTTTCAATcggaagttatgattttttatcgaCCGGCGGCGCTAGTGCTGCGTGTAATAGCCCCTTAATTTATCCGATCCTTATGGGatttacgtaggtacataatatgtaggtacttacatatatttcTTGAGGCCGATATTACTGAATCTCAAACAACAacggtaagtacttacttttaccAGGAAATAATTTTCTCATCATGAAAtgataattaaaattgtagATATTTTAGGGCAACAACAAATCTATTAGGTTATGAGTGGTGACAGTTAATGCTCCTATCAATGTCACAAAAGTATGTCAGACGTTCCATTCCAACCAAGTTAAGAGTTCATTTAAGATGAGAGGTtctgttaaaattattataaggcACTCGTAATCTCTATCCTACCCTCTCCTACTcctataaattatttacaggtaaAAAGTATATTAAGATAGAGGGACATATTCATCAATTCATCATATTGCGAATGATGGTACATAGCGTCTAGGTGTTTTATCTTTGAAAAAAGTAATCTGACTGTTTTAtcataaatatctatttagATAACAACTACTTAATCCAAACTAGATATAATGTTTACAATGTTCATATTGACATAACATCAGttaacattaacattttaCAATGTCACTAACAACGTCCTCTGTTGCTAGACAGACTGTCTATGTCTTCCTTAAAAATCCAAGTTAACATTTTATATTCGGTAAGTATATATAACATAGgaatttacttataattaatcaGTCAAACAAACAAACCAGCCTCTATCCtcactaaaaatataatacttatacaggTAACAGATACGTGTACATTACTGAACATCTATGACTTCCTTCCAAACGCTTCACCTTCCTCGATGGTGGTCATGAGCTCGCATCCCTTAGTCTCTGGCAGCCACAGCGCCACCACCAGCGCGGCACAGAGCGGCAACACCGCGAACCCGACCGGCGGCGCCCACCCCCCGTGCACCTGCAGGTCTATGACGAAGGGCGCCAACATCGACCCCGTCCGCGCCATCATAGAACATATCCCGAACGCCCCGCTTCTAACAACTGTAGGGAATAGCTCGGTACAGTATAGATACGCTATGCAAAAGTTGATGAAACTACACACTGTTCCAAACGCCGTCAGCGCGACAGTGACCGGCCCGTCCGGCACCACCGGCACAGCCAATAGGCACGCCGCGCACGTCACGCTTAGCGCCACCGATAACCTCTTCCTGCCCGATATCTTCACGAGCAGTAGCGCCCCGCTGCCGCCCAGGAGCATCGAGAGAGCATTGGACGCTGCCACGTTGATGAAGATATTCCCACTGAGCTGTCCCACGTACTGCATCGACCCGTAGTAGTAGTAACTCACACAGGCCCAGTGGAACGACATGGCCAGTATGTGCCTCCTAAGGTTCGGAGTGCGGATGAGGTCGAAGGTGGAGCCTTGCGTCTCTTCTGTCGCGTCTACAATGGACGCTCGGTACGCCGCCACGTCGGAGCGAATATTTTCTTTGCTGATATtatttctgtaaaaaaaacgactatgtttatatgtaggtatcatAATGTTTCGATATAATATACCaaattctgtaattttttAGGTTTCTGTCATAAGatgagtattgtattgtatgacTGTATCATAGCTCTCAACCGCGGATGGgccaataaaatttatagtcgCTTGTCCGAGACAGTTATTAGTATGAATTACAAACAACCCGTTCCAAATGTAAAGAGTACAATCTTAAATTAGGTAAAAATTGagaataaacttacataagaGCAACTCGTTCCAATATCTTGACGGCCTCCTCAGTCCTGTTCACAGCAATCAGCCACCGCGGAGACTCCGGCAGTAGAAAGACATACAGGATGAAAAACAGTGCCGGTATCGATATAGCTAGCTGAAAATCAGAGTAGTCCCTGAAGAAGTATCCAAAAACTGGCAGTACAGTTAACGCTACATTGTAGAAGCTGTTGAAGACTATGGAGACGGTGTCCCGGCTGTCTTTGCCGACGAATTCCATGAGGATGACGAAGCCGGTGCACACGATGCCTCCGAGACTGGCGCCGATCACCACTCGCAGCAGGCTGAAGGTCCAGTAGTCCTTGACGTACGCCGCCACCACACCAGCGGTTAGCAGGAGGACTCCAGCGGTTATGAAAGACTTTTTCCTCCCaaaacaaaaaagaacagttttaattaataacttcgGCAACAGCTGCAAGTGCAAACATGAGAAGgttactttaaaataacttaccgGTCAGAAGCTATGCCAAAAATTATACTTCCAATAAGAATTCCAAACTGGAAAAGAGTCTGCATGAAACTAGCAagatattttctttcacaaaTCAAGTCCCATTCCGTAATAACTGTTCTTGTGAAAACTGTTGTGTCGTAAATAAGATGGGCGCAGGGGCATGTCTGATTTCCTGAATCTTCACAAATGAATGAGACTTTTGGAGCCAGAAATACTATTGCCATTTGATGAAATGCCATTGGAAACTTTGTTGCAATCAAtatggtaaataaataaaactggtATCTCCCAAAAAATGCGCTAACGTTTTGTGTTGGATCCGCAGGAGCTTTTTGTGGGGATTCGTTGCTAAcatctgaaaaataaataggtaagatTGATATTGAAGTTGTTAGTACACGTacctatacttaggtacattcacTAGACCCCCCCTGTTACAATAgagtaaaacataataattaagtatgtaaataaatcttatATAGCTACATTTTATACTAAATGAAGACACTCAAATTATTaggaacttatttttttataatgaacgttacattataaaatactacgtgcatttgttttattttaggaacAGTCGCAGAAGTTAATACCCCTTATTGAAAACCTGTAATAGTAAACGGGacacaatattaaaatataaataatgcatTACCTTGTATTTTCCTTTCCATCTCAGTTCGCGAGGCTGTCATAAGATGTGTATCTAACTGATTAATGTGCTCTCTTCTCACTGATTCTGCTATTGTGATTGTATGCgcgtgtaagtaggtactatctCGTAAGATGATAGGTATTATACCGATACAGTACAGCCTACCTATGCATGTCTGtgtcattttagttttaactCCCGACGTAAACGTAgggatgttataagtttaatgtGTCCGCGTATTTATGTGTGGTAGCGCAACTCTCAATGGGCTGAACggattttctttttgttttttttctaagccataggtaatttatatacgagtaggtactaaCACGAGTATTCATAGCCATGTACTTATAGAAAatctgttttatatttttttctcatacCTTGCTAGCAGACTGGCCTGTGATTTAATTGAACTGTGGAAATAATTAGAACTATGTTGGTGATATAGTTAGGAATGTCTTTTTAAAATCTAgagttaattttaaatttatttgtaactatTTTGTTCGTACAACTTTTCTTCGTacacttaaataaatttgtaaatttaaattgtttaaataacTTTAGATATCTTCAGCCTAAGTTCCACGATACAGGTTCGCCTAGTGTGGAACTTGCAGCCACATCACAAATGtacttaaacaatttgttaataaacgtttttacttttacttagttttttttttacttaatgtTTGGCACTCCCTTTCCTTTTAGCGAACTGCTCTCCCTCCTCCACGGTGGTCATGAGCCGGCACCCCTTCGTCTCCGGGAGCAGCAGTGCCACGAGCGCGGCGGCCAGCGGCGGCACCGCGAACACCACGGCCGGCACCCACGCCCCCCGCGCCTGCAGCCCGATCACGAACGGGGCCACCATCGAGCCCACGCGGGACAACATCGTGAACACGCCCACCGCCGCATTCCGAACCACTGTGGGA
This genomic window contains:
- the LOC119690366 gene encoding organic cation transporter-like protein; protein product: MTASRTEMERKIQDVSNESPQKAPADPTQNVSAFFGRYQFYLFTILIATKFPMAFHQMAIVFLAPKVSFICEDSGNQTCPCAHLIYDTTVFTRTVITEWDLICERKYLASFMQTLFQFGILIGSIIFGIASDRFGRKKSFITAGVLLLTAGVVAAYVKDYWTFSLLRVVIGASLGGIVCTGFVILMEFVGKDSRDTVSIVFNSFYNVALTVLPVFGYFFRDYSDFQLAISIPALFFILYVFLLPESPRWLIAVNRTEEAVKILERVALINNISKENIRSDVAAYRASIVDATEETQGSTFDLIRTPNLRRHILAMSFHWACVSYYYYGSMQYVGQLSGNIFINVAASNALSMLLGGSGALLLVKISGRKRLSVALSVTCAACLLAVPVVPDGPVTVALTAFGTVCSFINFCIAYLYCTELFPTVVRSGAFGICSMMARTGSMLAPFVIDLQVHGGWAPPVGFAVLPLCAALVVALWLPETKGCELMTTIEEGEAFGRKSINMELEQKTNLENGDNPKQSSEPQIDTIQKCMGSFGKYQLLLCLLVFLSKFPVAFHQLSIAFLAPKVSFECQDGGNNTCPCANPIYDTSIFTNTIVMEWDLICGSKWLVGFTQTLFQLGVLIGSIVFGILSDRYGRKLPFIVGVVIQILAGILAAIMTDYWWFSFCRFLVGVSVGGTMVCGFVMVMEFVGGKYRDVVSACYQVPFNLGHIMLPMFSYFIRDYATFQLVISAVPVVLLCYFCLLPETPRWLIAVKRTDEAVILIETVAKVNNRPTENIATDVKTYQASIETNQLKKGNILDLFRTPNIRKNILAMAFNWLACSYCFYGVSQYVGQLSGDVFLNVLSSACLTLVGTLTSIPLMKVVGRRTLLIVFNFICSLCLLALLVIPSGVASVVMASVGQVASFIVFVVVYLYASELFPTVVRNAAIGFSSMMARVGSMVAPLVIELEVYSWWLPPFLFAIVPLVGGFVAFLLPETKGCELMTTIEEGENFGKKEPKPPK